Proteins encoded by one window of Flavobacterium sp. N502540:
- a CDS encoding cytochrome-c peroxidase translates to MKSFLLKTSFSILFIGLIYALLSFSATFSEKLVSSNWREIYSKPTSQWPKPNVDSGVQWQEFESLAIDTSYYDTMENPKVILGQLLFFDPKLSGSNQVSCSSCHDPELAWGDAREVSLGNDHLQGKRNTPSLYNIGARKSFFWDGRAATLEEQAQGPITAHHEMNMVPENLAKKLRKIKGYPVLFQNAYGDSEITYEKILQSLAVFQKTILSKRSRFDAFIDGDYTQLSDQEIYGLHLFRTKARCMNCHSGKYLTDESFHNIGLTYYKREYEDLGLYTVTKKAEDVGKFRTPSLRDVIYTGPWMHNGLFDNITGIVNMYNSGMHMIDPDETEKIADPLFPKTDVLMQPLNLTDDEIVALVSFIKTLSGRQYKMERPQIPR, encoded by the coding sequence ATGAAGTCTTTTTTATTAAAAACCTCTTTTTCTATTCTTTTCATTGGCCTAATTTATGCATTGTTAAGTTTCAGTGCTACATTTAGTGAGAAACTCGTAAGTTCAAACTGGCGTGAAATCTATAGTAAACCAACCAGTCAATGGCCAAAACCTAACGTTGATAGCGGTGTGCAATGGCAGGAATTCGAATCTCTTGCGATCGATACGAGTTACTATGACACCATGGAAAATCCTAAAGTAATTTTAGGACAGCTGCTTTTTTTCGATCCCAAACTTTCGGGGTCTAATCAGGTATCCTGCAGCAGTTGCCACGATCCGGAACTGGCATGGGGAGATGCGCGTGAAGTATCTTTAGGGAATGATCATTTGCAAGGAAAAAGAAATACGCCTTCGTTATACAACATCGGAGCCCGAAAATCATTCTTCTGGGACGGCCGGGCAGCAACTTTAGAAGAACAAGCTCAAGGGCCCATTACAGCACATCATGAAATGAATATGGTACCTGAGAATCTGGCTAAAAAGTTAAGAAAAATTAAAGGTTATCCTGTTTTATTCCAAAATGCTTATGGAGATTCTGAGATTACTTATGAGAAAATCCTGCAGTCACTGGCCGTATTCCAAAAAACAATTTTAAGTAAACGAAGCCGTTTTGATGCCTTTATAGATGGCGATTACACGCAATTATCAGATCAGGAAATCTATGGTCTGCACCTTTTTCGAACCAAAGCAAGATGTATGAATTGTCACTCCGGAAAATACCTGACCGATGAATCATTCCATAATATCGGGCTTACTTATTACAAAAGGGAATATGAAGATTTAGGACTTTATACGGTTACTAAAAAAGCAGAAGATGTTGGGAAATTCCGAACTCCTTCTCTTCGTGATGTAATTTATACAGGCCCCTGGATGCACAATGGCTTATTTGATAACATCACTGGAATTGTAAATATGTATAACAGCGGCATGCACATGATTGATCCCGATGAAACAGAAAAAATAGCAGATCCTCTCTTTCCTAAGACAGATGTTTTAATGCAGCCGTTAAATCTTACTGATGACGAAATTGTAGCTTTGGTTTCTTTTATTAAAACGTTATCCGGAAGACAGTATAAGATGGAAAGACCACAAATACCAAGATAA
- a CDS encoding SusD/RagB family nutrient-binding outer membrane lipoprotein yields MLKKIAYITLFAVALTSCSDTLDDINKNPNATETPLAPYLLTGTLKQGADLYWGADNNFNASLLFVQHWAKVQYTEPDRYDVSNTSFTSLWNTGYATLITDLNTILKFPDQQANPNYKGIALTLRSWAFLLLTDAYGSIPYKEAGLKVTPAYNTQKEVYTGLLEDLKQAQSLLNPTGGSVTGDLAYKGDISKWKKLVNSLRLRIALRISDKEPVLAKQAAIDATTDAAGVISNNNETFKFTYTSSPQQNPASAWFETRDDFRISKTLVDKLNEFSDPRLPVYAQLPTDASVGKYVGGANGLSNSDANSQGFAKTSKPGAYFLTSSSPAVIVSYSEVLFNLSEAVARGYIAGDAEQLYKNAITASFNQFGITDATTISNYLNQAVVKYDAANYAKSIGTQKWIAFFGQGLDAFAEWRRLDYPVLKAGPATVLNGQIPSRFFYPGTEQSLNGASYQTAVSAQGKDLLTTKLWFDAK; encoded by the coding sequence ACCTTATCTATTAACAGGTACGTTAAAGCAGGGAGCCGATTTGTACTGGGGAGCCGACAATAATTTTAATGCATCGTTACTATTTGTACAGCATTGGGCTAAAGTTCAGTATACAGAACCGGACAGATATGACGTGTCGAACACTTCTTTCACTTCATTGTGGAACACGGGATACGCCACTTTGATTACAGATTTAAACACGATTCTGAAATTTCCGGATCAGCAGGCAAATCCAAATTACAAAGGAATTGCGTTAACCCTGCGTTCATGGGCATTTTTATTGCTTACAGACGCTTACGGGAGCATTCCGTATAAAGAAGCAGGCTTAAAAGTAACCCCTGCATACAATACACAAAAAGAAGTGTACACAGGTTTATTGGAAGATTTAAAACAAGCGCAGTCTTTACTAAATCCGACTGGTGGAAGTGTAACTGGAGATTTGGCTTATAAAGGTGATATCTCGAAATGGAAAAAATTGGTAAATTCACTTCGTTTGCGTATCGCATTGAGAATTTCCGATAAAGAACCTGTCTTAGCCAAACAAGCGGCGATCGATGCGACTACAGATGCTGCCGGTGTAATTAGCAACAACAATGAAACTTTTAAGTTTACTTACACGAGTTCGCCTCAGCAAAATCCTGCTTCGGCCTGGTTTGAAACCCGTGATGATTTTCGTATTTCGAAAACATTGGTGGATAAGTTAAATGAATTCTCCGATCCGCGTTTGCCGGTTTATGCTCAGTTGCCAACAGATGCAAGCGTTGGAAAATATGTAGGAGGTGCTAACGGATTATCAAATAGTGATGCCAACAGCCAGGGATTTGCTAAAACATCAAAACCGGGAGCTTATTTTTTAACCTCGTCATCACCAGCGGTAATTGTTTCTTATTCCGAAGTATTGTTTAATCTTTCAGAAGCGGTGGCTCGCGGTTACATTGCCGGAGATGCAGAGCAGTTGTATAAAAATGCGATTACAGCATCGTTCAATCAGTTTGGAATTACTGATGCCACTACAATTTCAAATTATCTTAATCAGGCAGTGGTAAAGTATGACGCAGCGAATTATGCTAAATCGATTGGTACACAAAAATGGATCGCATTTTTTGGGCAGGGTCTTGATGCTTTTGCAGAATGGAGAAGATTGGACTATCCTGTATTGAAAGCGGGGCCGGCTACGGTTCTAAACGGACAGATTCCTTCACGTTTCTTTTATCCGGGAACAGAGCAGTCACTGAATGGAGCCAGCTATCAGACAGCTGTATCTGCTCAGGGAAAAGATTTGCTGACTACAAAACTATGGTTTGACGCAAAGTAA